The following are from one region of the Sphingobacteriaceae bacterium genome:
- a CDS encoding amidohydrolase family protein — MVPFNPKTGESANDYFIIDVEAHIMPKEYQEHVSYYPESEALAYAHKMAQHWIWTDHRTGKQPRQHIGMDWTAEKMIKDFDEAGIDVGCILRESMLEDSKFGAPFSTNYHIIQARDKYPNRFIAMSNVGPHLHRGVENAIWELEYLHTQRGFKLTKVYSPEDGPLNDRRMWPFYEKCQELGIVVCFHTGLTIKIGRTSYCTPILLDDVLTDFPDLKCIAYHAGFPNFEELVMLAWKHPNLYISFSLLLPWLLRAPRRFQHMVGMVCQIVGDDRLIFGTDWPGSDPYESVQAVLNLEMPEELMEQYGYGPITQETKAKFFGLNLARLLDIDPEEWMLPQKKEHRAKKQGQQQKS; from the coding sequence ATGGTCCCCTTCAATCCCAAGACCGGCGAGTCCGCGAACGACTACTTCATCATTGACGTGGAAGCCCACATCATGCCCAAGGAATACCAGGAACACGTTTCCTACTACCCGGAATCCGAAGCGCTGGCCTACGCCCACAAGATGGCTCAACACTGGATCTGGACCGACCACCGCACGGGCAAGCAGCCACGCCAGCACATCGGCATGGACTGGACCGCCGAGAAGATGATCAAGGACTTCGACGAAGCCGGCATCGACGTGGGCTGCATCCTGCGGGAGTCCATGCTGGAGGACTCCAAGTTCGGCGCTCCCTTTTCCACCAACTACCACATTATCCAGGCCCGGGATAAGTATCCCAACCGATTCATCGCGATGTCCAACGTGGGACCGCACCTGCACCGCGGCGTGGAGAACGCCATCTGGGAACTGGAGTACCTCCATACGCAACGGGGGTTCAAACTCACCAAGGTGTACAGCCCCGAAGACGGACCCCTGAACGACCGGCGGATGTGGCCCTTCTACGAGAAGTGCCAGGAGCTAGGGATTGTGGTCTGCTTCCACACCGGGCTCACCATCAAGATTGGCCGGACCAGCTACTGCACCCCCATCTTGCTGGATGACGTGCTCACCGACTTTCCGGATTTGAAGTGCATCGCGTACCACGCCGGCTTCCCCAACTTCGAAGAGTTGGTCATGCTCGCGTGGAAGCATCCCAACCTGTACATCAGCTTCTCGCTGCTCTTGCCCTGGCTGTTGCGGGCGCCGCGGCGCTTCCAGCACATGGTGGGCATGGTGTGCCAAATCGTCGGCGACGACCGGCTCATCTTCGGCACCGACTGGCCGGGCAGCGACCCCTACGAGAGCGTTCAGGCAGTGCTCAACCTGGAGATGCCGGAAGAGTTGATGGAGCAGTACGGCTACGGGCCCATTACCCAGGAGACCAAGGCCAAGTTCTTCGGCCTCAACCTGGCCCGCCTGCTGGACATCGATCCTGAGGAATGGATGTTGCCCCAAAAGAAGGAGCACCGGGCCAAGAAGCAGGGGCAACAGCAGAAGTCGTAG